Proteins encoded within one genomic window of Desulfatiglans sp.:
- a CDS encoding 4Fe-4S binding protein produces MQLREIFGYIEKIGFLAFSTIEDGCVHSRIAHFYAWDEEGLYLRTMFIKPFYRQMISTGNLAVCGMYPSTQVGGSDENGVPHFEPGYTIRITGDVRELTADEVLKKAETNKQFRVALFDMKKYPATRSLVMYRGKGEVYDFDYEMVNRDHKLLRTRFAFGGALFNPPGNVIIKEKCTGCGACFDVCTFKAIMPGNQYTMIGERCDECGSCILVCPEDAIMQPRTI; encoded by the coding sequence ATGCAACTGAGAGAGATATTTGGGTATATAGAAAAAATAGGTTTTCTTGCCTTTTCAACCATTGAGGATGGTTGTGTCCATTCCAGGATAGCCCACTTTTATGCCTGGGATGAAGAGGGGCTTTACCTGAGGACAATGTTTATCAAACCCTTTTACAGGCAGATGATCAGCACCGGCAATCTTGCAGTGTGCGGAATGTATCCTTCTACACAGGTAGGAGGTTCTGATGAAAATGGCGTGCCCCATTTTGAACCCGGATATACTATCAGGATCACAGGGGATGTAAGAGAGCTCACGGCAGATGAGGTCTTAAAAAAGGCCGAGACAAATAAGCAGTTCAGGGTAGCCCTTTTTGATATGAAAAAATACCCCGCCACAAGAAGCCTTGTTATGTACAGGGGGAAGGGTGAGGTTTATGACTTTGATTATGAGATGGTCAACCGGGATCATAAGCTCCTGAGGACAAGATTTGCCTTTGGCGGGGCACTGTTTAACCCGCCAGGTAATGTCATTATAAAGGAAAAATGCACAGGATGCGGCGCCTGTTTTGATGTATGTACCTTCAAGGCAATTATGCCCGGGAACCAATACACCATGATAGGTGAAAGGTGTGATGAATGCGGGTCATGTATTCTGGTCTGCCCGGAAGATGCCATTATGCAGCCCAGAACGATATAG
- a CDS encoding 4Fe-4S binding protein, producing the protein MDFIEIDKDKCNQDGLCVAVCPSRLFEYHKETPPTTVKDIESMCIRCGHCVAVCPTGALRHRSLDIHRFETVEEEFRLSSEQCEAFFKGRRSIRAYKDKPVSQEKITRLLDIARYAPTARNSQGVRWLVVTDRAEIKRYAGLVIDFFRVVLNEGVPGINPNPHLGKLISDYDAGTDVILRDAPAIIITYGDKENRLAQNDCVIALANLELITSATGLGCCWAGFFMTAAANYDPLKEALALPERHQAFGALMIGYPRFRYQRIPIRREAKIVWR; encoded by the coding sequence ATGGACTTCATAGAAATAGACAAGGATAAATGCAATCAGGATGGTCTGTGCGTTGCAGTGTGCCCATCAAGGCTTTTTGAATATCATAAAGAGACCCCTCCTACTACTGTAAAAGATATTGAGTCCATGTGCATCAGGTGCGGCCACTGTGTGGCTGTCTGTCCCACAGGGGCGCTAAGGCACAGGAGCCTTGATATCCACAGGTTTGAAACAGTTGAAGAGGAGTTCAGGCTTTCATCCGAGCAGTGCGAGGCATTTTTCAAGGGCAGGCGTTCAATCAGGGCATACAAGGATAAACCTGTTTCACAGGAAAAGATCACAAGGCTTTTAGATATTGCCCGTTATGCACCTACTGCGCGTAACTCACAGGGGGTAAGGTGGCTTGTTGTTACTGACAGGGCAGAGATAAAGAGATATGCAGGGCTTGTAATTGACTTTTTCAGGGTGGTTTTAAACGAGGGTGTGCCCGGTATAAACCCCAATCCTCATTTAGGTAAACTCATTTCTGATTATGATGCAGGAACAGATGTCATATTAAGGGATGCGCCTGCCATTATTATCACATATGGTGATAAAGAAAACCGCCTTGCACAGAATGACTGTGTTATTGCGCTTGCTAACCTTGAGCTTATTACCTCAGCCACAGGTCTTGGCTGCTGCTGGGCAGGCTTTTTCATGACCGCTGCGGCAAACTATGATCCGCTTAAGGAGGCTCTTGCGCTGCCTGAAAGACACCAGGCCTTCGGGGCGCTTATGATCGGGTATCCCAGGTTCAGGTACCAGAGGATACCCATAAGAAGGGAAGCTAAAATAGTCTGGAGGTAA
- a CDS encoding DUF2892 domain-containing protein — protein sequence MKIEHIIRAIAGSFILISLGLGYIHSPYWHLFTAFVGLNLLQSAFTKWCLMEEILTKFGVKKEC from the coding sequence ATGAAAATAGAGCACATCATAAGGGCTATAGCAGGGAGTTTCATTCTTATCTCCCTCGGGCTGGGATATATTCACAGCCCCTACTGGCACCTCTTTACCGCCTTTGTGGGGCTGAACCTGCTTCAGTCTGCATTTACAAAGTGGTGCCTGATGGAAGAGATACTCACAAAGTTCGGGGTGAAAAAAGAATGCTGA